Genomic segment of Andrena cerasifolii isolate SP2316 chromosome 7, iyAndCera1_principal, whole genome shotgun sequence:
atttgaattttaaaaagctaTTTTATATCGTAAAAtgctattaaatttaattttaatgacttgATGAAAGGAAACACACTTCTGATATCTTCTGCGTGCTGCTTCTACTGTGTTGGGCGATTCTTTCATCAGGAACATACGGATGCCTCTAACAGTACCGTAAAAGTAGTTATTCCAGTCTAGGTTTTTGATATTGAACATGAAGATTCCTTGATCGGTACAATTCAATCCTTGCCAAAGTTTCTGAACGTTATCGTCAGAAAAATTCCATTCGTGTGTTGAAAAGTAATGTATCACATTgataaatttatgtattttcTTATACGTATCCAACAACCTGTACAAAGTATATCATCCATCATTGTTAATCAATTCTATACATATTCTGTCGGTTATGATTTACCTAATAtggattatattttatatattgaaTACGTACATGGGTTTTCGACCAACAATATAAGCGAACGTATCAATAATAGTTGCTGGCAGAATGTGTAAGAAGAAgacacaaattttatgaagaattaAATGTCTGTTCAGTATCAGCATAGGATACCATACACTCTGTGCACTAGGTACTTCAGcgccaaaattttcattttgttttataaatgcGCCCCAAGTAACGGGATTTTGACGTGAAGATACAGAGTTATAAATGGGGATTCTTTCATCAACAGCTATATTAGCATCTTTATCTAATATTGCAGATTTCCTATAAAGTAATAGAATCAATAAttctaaaattaaatttcaagcatccttatattaatacatatatatatatatatatatatatatatatatatatatatatacagggtgtccgcgggaagactaaccagctggatatctcctaatgtattggagataaattttgtttttaaaatatggcgttgcatggttcgagagggccaatttattagcgcagactattttgttttcgattattattttaaaagatacaatggtcaatttcggttttttaaaagaaacttttttttagaagaggtgagttgatagtgcgttccataTATATACTTAAAACGCAGGAAgttaatataaagaaattataacgaCAAAATTAAATACTTACATATTACTAGTACCCCAAGCAGCAGCAATTGTAGTAGAGACCACATAATCAGCTGGTATCGTTTCCACCACGTATTCTGGTATACAATGTAACGTATGCAACACACCTAGACCTACTCCTAGCATTCCCCCCATAATtccatttaaattatttatccaTCCAATAAGTGGCTCTTCGGCTGTTGATATAACAATAGAAGGTCGGACGATACACGTTGGAATACCTTCGCTATACTTTGCGACTATACTTTCTCCAACTGCTTTAGAGAATATGTACATGTTGGGCCAGTTCTTGAGCAGCCTATGATAGTGAAAAGTTTATGTTTCGCCATAGCTACCTCGTTTTCTTATTCACACTATCATGTTCCGTAAAATTGTACTTACATGGGAGTCATTTGTTCAAGTTGTTCATCATCAAAGATATCCAACAATGATATTAACTTATCACCATCGATAGGTGGTCTGTAGTGTATTTCATCAATGTTTTTATGTATACAGTTCGAAAA
This window contains:
- the LOC143371506 gene encoding fatty acyl-CoA reductase wat-like isoform X1 yields the protein MYLFKASGTRSELYAVQIYPSLNSHRLIAILPFVQSRYTVKMTSEGGNAYIDDISYQCDESSILNPEKSKIAEWFSHTNVLITGGTGFLGKLIVEKLLRSCPGITTMYMIVRPKKGKSSEQRFKENFEDAVYDRLRREQPNFLNKVIMVDGDAMQEDYGLSPETKTMLMNTNIIFHAAATVRFDEKMRLAVNINVTSTKYLLLLAKQMPHLKAFVHVSTAFSNCIHKNIDEIHYRPPIDGDKLISLLDIFDDEQLEQMTPMLLKNWPNMYIFSKAVGESIVAKYSEGIPTCIVRPSIVISTAEEPLIGWINNLNGIMGGMLGVGLGVLHTLHCIPEYVVETIPADYVVSTTIAAAWGTSNMKSAILDKDANIAVDERIPIYNSVSSRQNPVTWGAFIKQNENFGAEVPSAQSVWYPMLILNRHLILHKICVFFLHILPATIIDTFAYIVGRKPMLLDTYKKIHKFINVIHYFSTHEWNFSDDNVQKLWQGLNCTDQGIFMFNIKNLDWNNYFYGTVRGIRMFLMKESPNTVEAARRRYQKLKIVHYTIMTLTFLLMLWVTVHFLSFLWSLCPLAH